AATTTCTTCAACGGTCATTCCCCACTCGTTTCTCAAATGGTCATTCATTCTGGTGAATGCTTTATCTGAAACTACTACATCAGGAGAAATAGAGAAGATATTAGGGAACATTTCAAACATTTCTTCATCATTGATATGAAAACAGTTTTCTTCTCCGAAAATATCGATGATTAAGCGGTAGTCGCTTTCATCTACGAATCCGTTTTTATAAATGATACATTTGTCTTCTCCTACCGGATTAAATGTACAGTCCAAATGCAAAATGCCTTCAAACGGAACTTTATCGTTTTTCTTCAGTTCCAGGTCAATGATTCTTTTCTTTGGAAAATATTCTTTTAAGATTTCAATGGCATACTCATTTGTTCTTGCCGTCTTATAGTTTCTGTAATCTTCGCTGAAGCAGGTTCCGATAAAAATAAAATCATTCCATACGATAACATCTCCTCCTTCAATATGTGCTGTTTCCGGAAGGTTGATAATCTTTCTCCATGCTACTTTCTCAAAAACGCTTTTGTATGCTTCCTGTTCGTCTGCTCTGTCTGCAATCACATTAGATATAATCATCTTGTCATCAATCACAAAGGCTACATCTCTGGAAAAAACCTGGTTGTAATCTTTGATGATACTTGGGCGCAGTACTTCAACGTCATACTTTTTCAGAACTGCTTCAAAAGCATTCATTTCATTGATAATATCCTCTTCTTTAGGATAAATGTTGTGTTCGATTGAGTAATATGACTTTGCGTCATAACTTTCCTCTAGTGTAGGAACTGCTCCCAGTGAATTAGGCTGGCCTAAAACTACTGACTTCAGCCTCCCCGTTTCGTTTTTAATATTTAGTCTCATAAAGATTTATGCAATACTACAAATATAAGTAAAGGTCTCTACCTATAAAACTTTTGGATTATTTTATGTAGTAAATTTGATTTCTAAAATCAACACTCTTCAACAAAATTTCCTTGTCTGTTCAGCCAATTGCAGTGAATAGCTCCAAAAACATCTACAACTTACTATTTTCCATCTACATAAGAACAAAAAAACAGATAATTATATTATTTAATTTCCTATATTAGTGATATAATTTTCGCGAAATTATAAACCATAAAACTTAACTATTAACACCAAAAATCAAAGTTATGAACAAGAACAATCCGGTGCTGAAAAACGCACAAAAATTAGGAAGAGAGCAACAAAAATCCGTAATGGGAGGTGCACCAATTTCAACAGGCAGAAGATGCTGCGAATGGGATGACACAGGAAAATGCTATATCTGGACATGCGACAGATGCCAATGTCCATAATAAAAAATGAAAACCTGCTTTTTCAAGCAGGTTTTCTTATCTCGTTCTGTTCTCTTCTTCTGTTTTCTGGGTTTCCTTTACCTGATATTTTGAACTTCCTAGATTATAACTGAGCGAAAATACAAGTCTGCTGCTATCCCACCAATGGGTCAAGCGATTATCCATAATCTGTTTGTGCCGGAATTCCAATTGTTGTTCGTAGGAATCCAGCAGATTATTAAAGCCTATTTTAGTGTTCAGTTTATTATCAAACCATGACTTTTGAACTGATACATCTATGGTATACCTTGGCTTGATAATGTAAAGACTGTTTCCCATTTTTGATTCATAACCGGCAAATATATTCGCGGTAAATCCTTTTGGAAGTGAAAATACCTGATTCAATCTCACTTCATAATTATAGATATTCAATGCAAAAACCTCATCCAGATAGGGTCTGAATTCATAATTATAATATCCTGTGATCTGACTGGTGAGATTCCACCATTTTGTAATTCTGATTGGAAAACTGGTTTCCAAAACAGCAAAGTTCCGGTAAGGAAGATTCGTTCCCAGATATTCTAATACATTCGTTTCAGGATTGTATAAGGGATAACGTGTCATAACGTCTTTTTCTTTTCCGACTGTAAAACTTGTGATCCAGTTTTTATAGCGATAGGTAGCTTTGATCTGGCTTGTAAAGGAAGGAAGCAAATAAGGATTTCCAATCCAGTAATTTAACGGACTGAAATAAAACCGGAACGGATTAAGCTGTGAGAAAACCGGTCTTGTTATTTTTCTACTGTAAGAAAGGGAAAGTTCGCTGGACTTGTTAAAAGTATAATTTGCACTTAATGATGGCAGCCATTTCAGATACTTTCTTGCAACAACAGAATCTACAGTAATTGCATTGGAAATACTGTTTGTATTTTCAAATCTTAGGCCTGCATTGATCTGTAAGTTTCCCATTTTCTGCCTGTATGCCAGATAGCCTGCCAAAATTTTTTCTTTATATGAAAACACATTACTTCTCGTAGGATCAAAGACAAACCGGTTTCCGGCAGACAATGTATCATACCTGATATTGTTTTGGGTGTCTGAATTGCTGTATTTCACTCCCGCCTCAAGATCTGCATTATCCATTTTCTGAGAAACATCTATCTGAGCAGTATAGATATTTATTTTATTAATCAAGTCAGATTTCCAATAAGAAAGAAGATTTGCTGTAGCCTGATCTTTATTGATAAAATCATCATTCTGTTTGTTTTTAACTGAAAGATAGTTTCCTAAAAAACTGAGTTTAAATCCTTTACTTTGAAAAGAATAATCGGTGGTGATTCCATAATTATTCTGTAAATAATAGGTGGGATTTTCACTGACTGTATTCAATACTGTTTGGGTTTCACTTTTATCGGTAGTAAAAAGTGATCCGTTTCGGGCACGGTCATTGTTCCTGAAGTTACCTCTCAGATTAATCCCTAGTCTGTTTGTATCATTCAGCCTGAAATCAGCTCCCATCTGAATATTGTAGACCTTCCCGAAATCCTCCTGATAGGTATGGGTACGCATAATATTGGTATTTGCCAGCCGCTGCAAAGCCTGATAACTATAGGCTGAAATACCTTCATTATAGCCTGTCTGAAGGCTGTATGTCACTTTTCCCGTATGATAAGATGTATTGAATGTATTTTCCCTGTAGTTGAATTTATTAATATACACATTACCATTATAGCTGGCTTTCCAGCCGAGACTGGTATTCTTTTTTAATTTAATATCAATAATTCCTTTAAATTCTGCATCATATTTTGAAGAAGGATTGGTATTTACTTCCACAGATTCTACCATTTCAGGTGATAAAGACCGTAAATAGGCCTGCAGCTCCTGATTACTCATCACAACAGGTTTTCCATCAATAAGAACAGCCGGAGCAATTCTTCCGCCAATAAAAATTCCGTCTTCCTGATCTACTGTGACACCAGGTGTTTTTCTTAAAACATCAAGAAGATGGATAGAGGTTTTAAAGTCTTTGTTTCCGGCAACAGAGACAACCAGGTTTCCATTATTCAGTTTCATCCTTCGTGGAGCTGATTGAAGAATGACTTCTGAAATATTCGTGGTGGAAGATTTTGCTTGAGTCAGAGAATCCGAAACGTTGCTTTTTACAATTTCCTGTGCCTTACCAAAAATTGAGAGAAACAACAGGAGTAACAAGAGCCACAATTTGATAATCATAAATATTAAATTTTATGAAATCAAAAGTATTGGCTTGCTGCAACAGTATGGTTTTGAAATTGAAATTCCGCAGTACTGAATTATAAATTTGAACTCTGAAACCTTGGCTCAGTAAGGCTTTGAGACTGCTTATATAAAAGAGGGGTTGTATTTTTAATTTTCTTGAAGGTTGAAAAGAAAGTTGACTTGGAATTAAATCCGACTTCATACCCGATCTCTTCAATTTTCAGATAGGAACCATTTTCTATTTTTTCGCAGGCTTCATTGATCCTGTATTCATTGATGCAGGTCGCAAAACTTTTCCCCAAATTATCATTCAGCAATTGGGAAAGCTGATGGGCTGACATATTCATTCTTGAAGCAAGATCGCTCAATTTTAAATTTGGATTTTTATAGAGTTCTTCCGTATCCATTAACCTTTCTAATTTTGATACAAAACTATCCACCTGTTCTCCGGGAATCTTTTTATTGGAATATTTTTCTGTTTCTTTTACCGGAAGCTGCTGATATTTTTTATTAAATAAAATCAAAAAGTTGGCATATAGCACAAACGAGAACACAAGACTTCCACCTGCACAATAGATTTGTACCCAACCTGTAGAAATCAATTGATACGTTAAAAAGATAATCACATTACTCACCAGAACCGGAAGAACAAATTTGTTTGGACTTTTATGATTCTGTTTAACGAAAATATAATACTGATAGACCGCAAGAAACACAAATGCGGACCAAACGGTATAAATAAAAGTACCAAAATAGTGATCCCATGTAATGGGGAAGATCAGATATAATAACCCTACTACTCCTAAAATAAGGGTTAACATTCCAAACCATTTCTGACAGTTCTTCCAGTCAAACTGATCTTGTTTAAAGGAAGATTTCACGTAATAATATAAAGCTGGTCCGGTGAAAAATAGTGCAGATAGTCCTAAATGCGGAACAATTCTGGGCAGATCAGGATAAAAATAAATACATACAGAAATTCCTACCCTTGAGCTTAGCATTAAGAGAAGAAGCCCTAGAAAAAAATCGGGGAGGTATTTCAGTTTTTTAACAAACAGCAGATAAATGCCCAGCAGAAGTCCATTGAATGCTCCTACTGCACTGAAGAAAAATAACATCTGTTGTCCGAAAGTCATGATAATCCAGTTATTTATTTTTTATACAATGGGATAGTAATACTGCAGCTTCTTATAATGCCTGATTATTCAATCATTCGGCTTTGAGCTCCCAATAATTTCATAAAAGTAAAATTAATAAATTATTGAATCCAATTTCATCAATATATATTTTTTTCTAAGAAATATTGCAGATTAATATCTCTTTTCCATCTGCATATTCTTTACCCCATTCACATAAGTTTTTCAAAATCGGGATAACGTCTTGTCCTTTGTTTGTGAGTACATACTCAATTCCGGCAGGAGTAGTATCGGGAATTTCTTTTTTAATAATAATTTTATGGGTTTCCAATTCCTTTAGCTGTCTCCCCAGAACCTGTTCAGAAATATTAGGCAATTCTTTCTTTAAAAGGTGAAACCTGTTATTTCCCTCCGATATCGAATAAATAATTTGTGACTTCCAACGTCCACTGATGATACTTACTGCGGAATTCAGTTCACAAATACCAAACAAAAACTGTTCGTTTGCCGCATTGGTTGAAGTTTCTTTTCTCATAATTATCACTCACAATTTTGTTCGTCATTGTAATATACGAACAGCTTACAGAAATTTACATTAAAATTACAAAATTATGAGTACAAAAAACATCCTGTTGATTATTGGTCTTGTAATAAGCCTACAACTGCTCAAAGCGCAGGAGAAGTGGATTCTGAAATCCGAATTTATGTCAAAACCGGATACGATATTTGTTTTCAAACCTAAAACCTATAACGAGAAAGAGAAATATCCCTTAGTATATTTATTACACGGGTACAGTCAAAATTATCGTCAATGGTCACAAACAACTAATCTTCAGCAGTTGTCTGATCAATACAAAATGATCATCGTCTGCCCGGATGGGTTTACCACATGGTATATAAACAGCCCTTATGATAAAGGGGCAAGAGCTGAAGATTTCTTTTTTAAGGAACTGGTTCCCAAGGTTCATAAAAATTTCAATATTGACAAAAAAAATATTTTCATCAGCGGGTTGAGTATGGGAGGATATGGTGCTATCCGATATTTTTTGCTTCATCAGGATTATTTCAATACTGCAGGAAGCACAAGTGGCGCTTTTTCTCTGGATCCCAATATCATCAGAAATGCAAGCTTGCAATTCTTCAATACAACAAGGATTACTGATGACCTGAACAAAATATTAGGTTCACCGGAAGAATGGAGCCAGTATAATATTTCAATACTTTTGAAAACCTATAATAAAGGAAATCCTATTTTAATAGATTGTGGTTCGGAAGATATACTTTATCCTTCCACCATTGAAATCAGAGATATTGCTGATAGTCTGAAAATTCCCATTACATTTATTTCTCAACCGGGAAATCATAATACAGAATACTGGAAAAACTCCATTGAGTATCACTTTATTTATTTCAGACAACATTTTAAATAAAAAGAAACCCAAAGCAAGCTTTGGGTTTCTTTTATGGTATAAGCAAATATTATCTGCTTGCGATGTCGATGTAGTTTCTTTCCTGAGCACCTTGGTAAACCTGTCTTGGTCTTCCAATTGGGTCTCCTTTCAGTCTCATTTCTTTCCATTGAGAAATCCATCCCGGAAGTCTTCCTAATGCAAACATTACTGTAAACATTTCTGTAGGGATACCTAACGCTCTGTAGATGATACCTGAATAGAAGTCTACGTTTGGATATAGCTTTCTTTCTACGAAATATTCATCTTCAAGAGCTACTCTTTCTAACTGCATTGCAATATCAAGAGCTTTATCCTGAATTCCTAATGCTTTAAGGATATCATCAGCAGCTTTCTTGATGATTTTTGCTCTTGGGTCGAAGTTTTTGTAAACTCTGTGTCCGAATCCCATTAGACGGAAGCTATCAGATTTATCTTTAGCTTTAGCAACATATTTAGATACGTCACCACCATCTTTTTCGATCAGTTCAAGCATTTCAATTACCGCCTGGTTAGCACCACCGTGAAGTGGTCCCCAAAGTGCAGATACCCCAGCAGAGATAGAAGCGAAAAGACCTGTGTGAGCAGAACCTACCATTCTTACTGTAGAAGTAGAACAGTTTTGTTCGTGGTCTGCGTGAAGGATTAATAATTTATCTAAAGCATTTACAACTACCGGATCGATTTCGAAATCAGCGTTTGGTAATCTGAATGCCATTTTGTAGAAGTTCTCTACGTAGTTTAGGTTGTTATCCCCGTGGTTTAATGGTAAACCTTGAGTTTTTCTGTAAGTCCAAGCACAAAGGTGAGAGAACTTGGCGATCATAAGCTCTGCAGCATGATCCATTTCTTCTTTAGAGTTTACGTTAACTGCTTTTGGGTTGAAAGCTGTCAAAGCAGATGTCATAGAAGATAAAACTCCCATAGGGTGAGCAGAACGAGGAAAAACATCAATGATTTTTTTCATTTCGTCTGCGATGAAGTTATATTTTTTAATATTATTGTCGAATGAAGTAAACTGATCCTGAGTAGGTAATTCTCCATGTAATAAAAGATACATTACTTCAGTAAAGTTAGATTTTTCAGCAATCTGCTCGATTGGATAACCTCTGTAGAATAATTCTCCTTTATCTCCGTCTAAGTAAGTGATGTCGCTAATGGTAGCTCCTGTATTTTTGTAACCTAAATCCAGAGTGATCAAACCTGTCTGGTCTCTTAATTTTGAAATATCAATCCCTCTGTCTCCGATAGTACTATCCACGATAGGATATTCATATGAATTACCGTCGTAATTCAATATTACTTTGTTGTCTGACATTATTTATTTATTTTTTTTAAATATACCACTTTCCATAAAATACGGCAAACTAAAAATTTCGCTTGCCGTTATTTATAAATTCAATTAATTATCTTTTGATTTTAAAAGCTTCCAATCCTGGGAAAATCGCAGTTTCGCCTAAAGCTTCTTCGATTCTCAACAACTGGTTGTATTTTGCCATTCTGTCTGATCTTGAAGCTGAACCTGTTTTGATCTGTCCGCAGTTCATTGCTACTGCTAAATCAGCGATTGTAGAATCTTCAGTTTCTCCTGATCTGTGAGACATTACTGAAGTGAATTTGTTGTTCTGAGCCATTTGTACCGCAGCCATTGTTTCAGAAAGAGAACCAATCTGGTTTACTTTTACAAGGATTGAGTTTGCAATACCTTCTTTTACTCCTCTTGATAATCTGTCTACGTTGGTTACGAATAAATCATCACCTACCAGCTGTACTCTGTCACCGATTTTATCAGTTAACATTTTCCAACCTTCCCAGTCATCTTCCTGCATACCGTCTTCGATAGAGATGATTGGATATTTAGCAGCCAATTCTGCAAGATAAGATACCTGCTCTTCTCTTGATCTGTGAGCTCCTTTATCTCCCTCAAATTTTCTGTAATCGTAAGTTCCGTCTTTGTAGAATTCTGAAGCCGCACAGTCTAATGCCAGCATGATGTCATCACCAGGCTTGTACCCTGCTTTTTCGATCGCCTGAAGTAAAGTATCCAAAGCATCCTCAGTTCCGTTGAAAGTAGGTGCGAAACCTCCTTCATCTCCTACAGCTGTAGAAAGACCTCTTCCTTTAAGGATAGATTTCAGGTTGTGGAAAATTTCAGTTCCTTTTCTCAATGCGTGAGAGAAAGAATCTGCTTTTACCGGCATGATCATAAATTCCTGGAATGCGATAGGAGCATCTGAGTGAGATCCACCATTGATTACATTCATCATTGGAACAGGAAGCGTGTTTGCGTTTACTCCTCCTACATATTTATAAAGTGGCATTCCCAATTCTGCAGCAGCAGCTCTTGCTACGGCTAAAGAAACACCAAGAATAGCATTAGCACCAAGATTTCCTTTGTTAGCCGTTCCGTCAAGATCAATCATAATCTGATCGATATAGTTTTGTTCAAAAACTGGTTGTCCAACTAAATTCTCTGCAATTACTTCTTTTACATTTTCAACAGCTTTCAGAACTCCTTTTCCCTGATATTCTGAACCACCGTCACGTAATTCTACCGCTTCGTGTTCTCCTGTAGATGCTCCTGAAGGCACAGCAGCACGGCCCATTGCCCCACTTTCTGTAAATACATCTACTTCGATGGTAGGGTTACCTCTGGAATCTAAAATCTGTCTTGCTTCTATATAAGAAATTGCACTCATTTTTTATTTTTTTTAGTTTAGACAAATTTAATCAAAATTTAACTTTCAGGGGTATTTCGAGGGATTTTTTTGAAATAAATCCGAGTTAAATTTTAGTTAATTTATATTATGATAATTCCACAATTTCTTTGTGCTGGATTGAGGATTTAAAATAGGGAAAGAATGATAAAAAAACTCACCTCTTAAAATTTTAAAAGGTGAGTTTTTATTTAGTAATTATTACGCTATTCTTTTTTCATTGCATCAAAATTGAAACTGACATTTAAGAAACCAAAAAGATTATTGTTTTTAATGTCATATTTTAAAATCAACGGAATCCAAAGGTTTTTTAAAATTCTTATTCTTAAATCTGCATTGGCTAAGAACTGGTCATTTTTTTCATCTGTCATTATTCCTGAAACAATTCTTTTATATTCAAAATTAGGTTTAAGTTCCACAATAGATTTCTCCTTCGTTTCCCAAATTGAAATATTTAGTCCTAATTGTGACGAAAATTCTTTCCGTTTTATAACAGAAGTTGTGATACTGTCTTTTGCTTTAAACTGATTCCGGAAGTCTATTTCCAATTTACTTCCCTTCTTAGATTTTAATCCTTGCAGATAAACCAAATTGGCATCAAACTCGTCCAAGAACTTAGAATCCTTTTGAAAATTACTATGGAATCCTACAGTTAATAAAGGCCGCCTTTTTAACTTCCCTAATTCATCTTGAAAAGTATCTAAAAATT
This genomic window from Chryseobacterium viscerum contains:
- a CDS encoding dimethylarginine dimethylaminohydrolase family protein, which codes for MRLNIKNETGRLKSVVLGQPNSLGAVPTLEESYDAKSYYSIEHNIYPKEEDIINEMNAFEAVLKKYDVEVLRPSIIKDYNQVFSRDVAFVIDDKMIISNVIADRADEQEAYKSVFEKVAWRKIINLPETAHIEGGDVIVWNDFIFIGTCFSEDYRNYKTARTNEYAIEILKEYFPKKRIIDLELKKNDKVPFEGILHLDCTFNPVGEDKCIIYKNGFVDESDYRLIIDIFGEENCFHINDEEMFEMFPNIFSISPDVVVSDKAFTRMNDHLRNEWGMTVEEIPYREISKMGGLLRCSTMPLVRE
- a CDS encoding TonB-dependent receptor domain-containing protein, producing the protein MIIKLWLLLLLLFLSIFGKAQEIVKSNVSDSLTQAKSSTTNISEVILQSAPRRMKLNNGNLVVSVAGNKDFKTSIHLLDVLRKTPGVTVDQEDGIFIGGRIAPAVLIDGKPVVMSNQELQAYLRSLSPEMVESVEVNTNPSSKYDAEFKGIIDIKLKKNTSLGWKASYNGNVYINKFNYRENTFNTSYHTGKVTYSLQTGYNEGISAYSYQALQRLANTNIMRTHTYQEDFGKVYNIQMGADFRLNDTNRLGINLRGNFRNNDRARNGSLFTTDKSETQTVLNTVSENPTYYLQNNYGITTDYSFQSKGFKLSFLGNYLSVKNKQNDDFINKDQATANLLSYWKSDLINKINIYTAQIDVSQKMDNADLEAGVKYSNSDTQNNIRYDTLSAGNRFVFDPTRSNVFSYKEKILAGYLAYRQKMGNLQINAGLRFENTNSISNAITVDSVVARKYLKWLPSLSANYTFNKSSELSLSYSRKITRPVFSQLNPFRFYFSPLNYWIGNPYLLPSFTSQIKATYRYKNWITSFTVGKEKDVMTRYPLYNPETNVLEYLGTNLPYRNFAVLETSFPIRITKWWNLTSQITGYYNYEFRPYLDEVFALNIYNYEVRLNQVFSLPKGFTANIFAGYESKMGNSLYIIKPRYTIDVSVQKSWFDNKLNTKIGFNNLLDSYEQQLEFRHKQIMDNRLTHWWDSSRLVFSLSYNLGSSKYQVKETQKTEEENRTR
- a CDS encoding helix-turn-helix domain-containing protein, with the protein product MTFGQQMLFFFSAVGAFNGLLLGIYLLFVKKLKYLPDFFLGLLLLMLSSRVGISVCIYFYPDLPRIVPHLGLSALFFTGPALYYYVKSSFKQDQFDWKNCQKWFGMLTLILGVVGLLYLIFPITWDHYFGTFIYTVWSAFVFLAVYQYYIFVKQNHKSPNKFVLPVLVSNVIIFLTYQLISTGWVQIYCAGGSLVFSFVLYANFLILFNKKYQQLPVKETEKYSNKKIPGEQVDSFVSKLERLMDTEELYKNPNLKLSDLASRMNMSAHQLSQLLNDNLGKSFATCINEYRINEACEKIENGSYLKIEEIGYEVGFNSKSTFFSTFKKIKNTTPLLYKQSQSLTEPRFQSSNL
- a CDS encoding winged helix-turn-helix transcriptional regulator, giving the protein MRKETSTNAANEQFLFGICELNSAVSIISGRWKSQIIYSISEGNNRFHLLKKELPNISEQVLGRQLKELETHKIIIKKEIPDTTPAGIEYVLTNKGQDVIPILKNLCEWGKEYADGKEILICNIS
- a CDS encoding alpha/beta hydrolase — translated: MSTKNILLIIGLVISLQLLKAQEKWILKSEFMSKPDTIFVFKPKTYNEKEKYPLVYLLHGYSQNYRQWSQTTNLQQLSDQYKMIIVCPDGFTTWYINSPYDKGARAEDFFFKELVPKVHKNFNIDKKNIFISGLSMGGYGAIRYFLLHQDYFNTAGSTSGAFSLDPNIIRNASLQFFNTTRITDDLNKILGSPEEWSQYNISILLKTYNKGNPILIDCGSEDILYPSTIEIRDIADSLKIPITFISQPGNHNTEYWKNSIEYHFIYFRQHFK
- a CDS encoding citrate synthase, with translation MSDNKVILNYDGNSYEYPIVDSTIGDRGIDISKLRDQTGLITLDLGYKNTGATISDITYLDGDKGELFYRGYPIEQIAEKSNFTEVMYLLLHGELPTQDQFTSFDNNIKKYNFIADEMKKIIDVFPRSAHPMGVLSSMTSALTAFNPKAVNVNSKEEMDHAAELMIAKFSHLCAWTYRKTQGLPLNHGDNNLNYVENFYKMAFRLPNADFEIDPVVVNALDKLLILHADHEQNCSTSTVRMVGSAHTGLFASISAGVSALWGPLHGGANQAVIEMLELIEKDGGDVSKYVAKAKDKSDSFRLMGFGHRVYKNFDPRAKIIKKAADDILKALGIQDKALDIAMQLERVALEDEYFVERKLYPNVDFYSGIIYRALGIPTEMFTVMFALGRLPGWISQWKEMRLKGDPIGRPRQVYQGAQERNYIDIASR
- the eno gene encoding phosphopyruvate hydratase, producing the protein MSAISYIEARQILDSRGNPTIEVDVFTESGAMGRAAVPSGASTGEHEAVELRDGGSEYQGKGVLKAVENVKEVIAENLVGQPVFEQNYIDQIMIDLDGTANKGNLGANAILGVSLAVARAAAAELGMPLYKYVGGVNANTLPVPMMNVINGGSHSDAPIAFQEFMIMPVKADSFSHALRKGTEIFHNLKSILKGRGLSTAVGDEGGFAPTFNGTEDALDTLLQAIEKAGYKPGDDIMLALDCAASEFYKDGTYDYRKFEGDKGAHRSREEQVSYLAELAAKYPIISIEDGMQEDDWEGWKMLTDKIGDRVQLVGDDLFVTNVDRLSRGVKEGIANSILVKVNQIGSLSETMAAVQMAQNNKFTSVMSHRSGETEDSTIADLAVAMNCGQIKTGSASRSDRMAKYNQLLRIEEALGETAIFPGLEAFKIKR